From the Streptomyces syringium genome, one window contains:
- a CDS encoding sensor histidine kinase, with product MHAAFFLLLGASLVRFLIRHPGEPRTPWIIAFSVALALLYVLGPVLGGPGTGRRFTWLGAVVASWVVLVVLAPSFAWCAVPLFYTGLRTLPARASLVLVALLTTLVVAAQLRLAEGFDPNLVFAPPAVAAIATAVFVHTQRQAARQRALIDDLLRTRRELAATERREGTLAERQRLSMEIHDTLAQGLSSQQMLLQAADRTWDSDAEAARRHVRTAADIAARGLAEARRFVHDLAPPQFDGGAGLEDALRALAAPESTTVSVRFHVEGVPVPLPDRVRSALLRIAQGALANVTEHAAATTVALTLSYLGDQVVLDIADDGRGFDPGAAPPGGARGHGLPAMRARVRQLGGTLTIESAPGEGTVLSASVPLETP from the coding sequence ATGCACGCGGCCTTCTTCCTCCTCCTCGGCGCGTCCCTCGTCCGCTTCCTCATCCGCCACCCCGGCGAACCCCGCACCCCCTGGATCATCGCGTTCAGCGTGGCCCTCGCCCTCCTCTATGTACTCGGGCCCGTGCTGGGGGGACCCGGCACGGGCCGGCGGTTCACCTGGCTGGGGGCCGTCGTCGCGTCATGGGTCGTGCTGGTCGTCCTCGCGCCGAGCTTCGCGTGGTGCGCGGTTCCCCTCTTCTACACGGGCCTGCGCACCCTCCCCGCCCGCGCGTCGCTCGTGCTGGTCGCCCTGCTCACCACCCTGGTGGTCGCCGCGCAGCTGCGCCTCGCCGAGGGCTTCGACCCCAACCTCGTGTTCGCCCCGCCCGCCGTCGCCGCGATCGCCACCGCCGTCTTCGTCCACACCCAGCGCCAGGCGGCCCGGCAGCGCGCGCTGATCGACGATCTGCTCCGTACGCGGCGCGAACTCGCCGCCACCGAACGGCGCGAGGGCACCCTCGCCGAGCGGCAGCGGCTCTCCATGGAGATCCACGACACCTTGGCCCAGGGCCTGTCCAGCCAGCAGATGCTGCTCCAGGCAGCGGACCGCACCTGGGATTCGGATGCGGAAGCGGCGCGTCGGCATGTGCGTACGGCGGCGGACATCGCCGCCCGCGGGCTGGCCGAGGCACGGCGGTTCGTGCACGATCTGGCGCCGCCGCAGTTCGACGGGGGCGCGGGGCTGGAGGACGCGCTACGGGCGCTCGCCGCGCCGGAGTCGACCACCGTCTCCGTGCGCTTCCACGTCGAGGGCGTCCCCGTCCCGCTGCCCGACCGGGTGCGGTCGGCCCTGCTGCGCATCGCCCAGGGCGCGCTGGCGAACGTGACCGAACACGCCGCCGCGACGACGGTCGCCCTGACCCTCAGCTATCTCGGCGACCAGGTGGTCCTGGACATCGCCGACGACGGGCGCGGCTTCGACCCCGGCGCCGCCCCGCCCGGCGGGGCCCGCGGCCACGGGCTGCCCGCGATGCGCGCCCGCGTCCGCCAGCTCGGCGGCACCCTGACGATCGAATCGGCGCCCGGCGAGGGCACCGTACTGTCCGCGTCCGTTCCCCTGGAGACCCCGTGA
- a CDS encoding GlcG/HbpS family heme-binding protein encodes MPTLSKRARVLTGAAAAAAVAAGAFGAVSATASPAAGQQTPVRAVVGKSLNQSTHLSLAAATKAAQGALAAAQKEGQKVSVAVVDRNGNTLVTLRGDGAGPQSYESAVRKGFTAVSWNAPTSELVKRLQSAPNLKDIPGTLFLPGGAPVQAQGAPVAGIGVAGAPSGDLDEKFAQAGVAALG; translated from the coding sequence ATCCCCACCCTGTCCAAGCGGGCCCGCGTACTCACCGGTGCCGCGGCTGCCGCCGCCGTCGCGGCCGGTGCGTTCGGTGCCGTTTCCGCGACCGCCTCGCCCGCCGCCGGGCAGCAGACCCCGGTGCGCGCTGTCGTCGGCAAGAGCCTCAACCAGTCGACGCACCTGTCGCTGGCCGCCGCCACCAAGGCCGCGCAGGGCGCGCTCGCCGCCGCGCAGAAGGAGGGGCAGAAGGTCTCGGTCGCCGTGGTCGACCGCAACGGCAACACGCTCGTCACGCTGCGCGGCGACGGCGCGGGCCCGCAGTCGTACGAGTCCGCCGTGCGCAAGGGCTTCACTGCGGTGTCCTGGAACGCGCCCACCTCGGAGCTGGTCAAGCGCCTCCAGAGCGCGCCGAACCTCAAGGACATCCCCGGCACGCTGTTCCTGCCGGGCGGCGCCCCGGTCCAGGCGCAGGGCGCGCCGGTCGCGGGCATCGGGGTCGCGGGGGCGCCGAGCGGTGACCTGGACGAGAAGTTCGCCCAGGCGGGCGTCGCCGCACTGGGCTGA
- a CDS encoding antitoxin produces the protein MSMLDKLKGLIKGHPDQTRQGVEKAGDAFDAKTQNKYQSQVDTAQQKLNDQLGNRPTDEPK, from the coding sequence ATGTCCATGCTCGACAAGCTCAAAGGTCTGATCAAGGGGCACCCGGACCAGACACGCCAAGGCGTCGAGAAGGCCGGTGACGCCTTCGACGCGAAGACGCAGAACAAGTACCAGAGCCAGGTGGACACGGCCCAGCAGAAGCTCAACGACCAGCTGGGCAACCGGCCGACCGACGAACCGAAGTAG
- a CDS encoding type II toxin-antitoxin system Phd/YefM family antitoxin, with product MTKVSLSEARIVTMRELSQRTSQVVQEICQSGQPALITRHGKFLAAIAPLEDVTIDAAIQSIAGRAPLPDDDGSRTLLDPDTARRHLGLTP from the coding sequence ATGACCAAGGTCAGCTTGAGTGAGGCCCGGATCGTCACGATGCGTGAGCTGTCGCAGCGGACGTCCCAGGTGGTCCAGGAGATCTGCCAATCGGGTCAGCCTGCGCTCATCACTCGGCACGGCAAGTTCCTCGCCGCGATCGCTCCACTGGAGGACGTCACCATCGACGCGGCGATCCAAAGCATCGCCGGACGTGCGCCGTTGCCCGATGACGACGGCAGCAGGACCCTGCTGGATCCTGATACCGCCCGCCGTCACCTGGGATTGACGCCTTGA
- a CDS encoding TerD family protein — protein sequence MAVSLSKGGNVSLTKEAPGLTAVTVGLGWDVRTTTGTDFDLDASAIAVNPTGKVYSDAHFVFFNNKSTPDQTIVHTGDNTTGVGEGDDEQINVNLAGLPADVEKIVFPVSIYDAESRSQNFGQVRNAYIRILNQAGGAEVARYDLSEDAATETAMVFGELYRNGAEWKFRAVGQGYASGLAGIASDFGVNV from the coding sequence ATGGCTGTAAGCCTGTCCAAGGGCGGCAACGTCTCCCTCACCAAGGAGGCCCCGGGCCTGACGGCCGTCACGGTCGGCCTCGGCTGGGACGTCCGCACCACCACCGGCACGGACTTCGACCTCGACGCGAGCGCCATCGCGGTGAACCCGACGGGCAAGGTCTACTCCGACGCCCACTTCGTGTTCTTCAATAACAAGTCCACCCCGGACCAGACCATCGTGCACACCGGTGACAACACCACCGGCGTGGGCGAGGGCGACGACGAGCAGATCAACGTCAACCTGGCGGGCCTGCCGGCCGACGTCGAGAAGATCGTCTTCCCGGTCTCCATCTACGACGCCGAGTCCCGCAGCCAGAACTTCGGCCAGGTGCGCAACGCCTACATCCGCATCCTCAACCAGGCCGGCGGCGCCGAGGTGGCCCGCTACGACCTGAGCGAGGACGCGGCCACCGAGACCGCCATGGTCTTCGGCGAGCTGTACCGCAACGGCGCGGAGTGGAAGTTCCGCGCGGTCGGCCAGGGCTACGCCTCGGGCCTCGCGGGCATCGCGTCGGACTTCGGCGTCAACGTCTGA
- the arfB gene encoding alternative ribosome rescue aminoacyl-tRNA hydrolase ArfB has translation MSGPHVIRGSVSLPEAELMWRFSRSSGPGGQHVNTSDSQVELRFDLARTEALPPVWKERALARLESRLVGGVVTVRASEHRSQWRNRETAAVRLAALLAEATAPPPRPRRATKIPRGINERRLRNKKQRSDTKRGRSGRDWS, from the coding sequence ATGTCCGGTCCACACGTCATCCGCGGTTCGGTCTCCCTGCCGGAGGCCGAGCTGATGTGGCGTTTCTCGCGCTCCTCCGGCCCGGGGGGCCAGCACGTCAATACCAGCGACAGTCAGGTCGAGCTGAGGTTCGACCTCGCCCGCACCGAGGCGCTGCCGCCGGTGTGGAAGGAGCGCGCGCTGGCCCGGCTGGAGAGCCGGCTGGTCGGCGGCGTCGTGACCGTGCGGGCCTCGGAGCACCGCTCGCAGTGGCGCAACCGCGAGACGGCCGCCGTGCGGCTCGCCGCGCTGCTGGCCGAGGCGACCGCGCCGCCGCCCCGGCCCCGGCGCGCGACGAAGATCCCGCGCGGGATCAACGAGCGGCGGCTGCGGAACAAGAAGCAGCGGAGCGACACCAAGCGCGGCCGCTCCGGACGCGACTGGTCCTGA
- a CDS encoding flavin reductase family protein produces MRSVLQTTTPLETAIAHPDGVSADEFRAALARLAAGVVLVTAHDPEDGPRGEDVGMTATAFLSVSLDPPLVMVSVRNGSRMDDLLAEQPLWAVSVLAESQRHVAGRFAMKGRISDRLLFEDIAYTRGEASGAPLVGGALAVLECRTEQRVVAGDHTLVIGRVLTASAPTSSEAGPLTYFRGRYRTLA; encoded by the coding sequence GTGCGGAGTGTGTTGCAGACGACTACGCCCCTCGAGACCGCCATAGCCCATCCTGATGGGGTGAGCGCCGACGAATTCCGTGCCGCCCTCGCCCGCCTCGCCGCCGGCGTGGTGCTGGTGACCGCGCACGACCCGGAGGACGGCCCACGCGGCGAGGACGTCGGCATGACGGCGACGGCCTTCCTGTCCGTCTCCCTCGATCCGCCGCTGGTCATGGTGAGCGTTCGCAACGGCTCACGGATGGACGATCTGCTGGCGGAGCAGCCGCTGTGGGCGGTGTCCGTACTCGCCGAGAGCCAGCGGCACGTCGCGGGGCGTTTCGCCATGAAGGGGCGCATCAGCGACCGGCTGCTCTTCGAGGACATCGCCTACACCCGCGGGGAGGCCTCGGGCGCGCCGCTGGTCGGGGGCGCACTGGCGGTGCTGGAGTGCCGGACCGAGCAGCGGGTCGTGGCCGGGGACCACACGCTGGTCATCGGCCGGGTGCTGACGGCATCGGCCCCGACGTCGTCGGAAGCCGGGCCCCTGACGTACTTCCGGGGCCGGTACCGGACGCTGGCCTGA
- the cdgB gene encoding diguanylate cyclase CdgB, whose translation METESEPYVRLATLRQLHQVVADLNTARSLADTLQTVADGIIAGLGYELSAVNLVRPDGDLVVAAVAGSAGAEALMAGRVGSRVSWERRLAMGDHWGDLRFIPYTEGWVLDDDDVPQWHTTGPAPRFADEWHPMDRLFAPMYTAGASGGELLGVISVDKPRNGRRPGAWGREALQMYAFQAAIAISNARLRANMQRALVRLEREQQALRASEESFRQAFEYAPSGMAIAEMGGDQHGRLHRTNDALCRLLGRSASQMRRYSFSDLVHPEDVGTLLRTSAEGGRAELRLGRRDGTYVWVSLRNSVVADAADGPRFLLTHVEDIEERKRHELQLAHRASHDSLTGLPNSAELRARLGSRLCDRPAGSETHAAAAVGPYGCLDGFAEVESAAYGHGFGADVGPDYAPERGGESAPDEYRGGPEAGYDHHVHTIAPDEETDDGIKGLAVLFCDLDGFKSINDRFGHHTGDAVLIEVARRLSNGVRDGDTVARLGGDEFVVLADGLGLADAEDLAVRLRNAIIPPIRVEGRAVRVGASFGIGWAACGMSAEEVLASADQRMYVEKRSRSKAGRRAC comes from the coding sequence ATGGAGACCGAGTCGGAGCCGTATGTCCGCCTGGCGACCTTGAGGCAGTTGCATCAAGTAGTCGCTGATCTGAACACCGCGCGCAGCCTCGCGGACACGTTGCAGACCGTGGCGGACGGCATCATCGCCGGGCTCGGCTACGAGCTCTCGGCCGTCAATCTCGTACGCCCCGACGGGGACCTCGTGGTGGCCGCCGTCGCGGGCAGCGCCGGGGCGGAGGCCCTGATGGCGGGCCGGGTCGGCTCACGGGTGTCCTGGGAGCGCCGGCTCGCGATGGGCGACCACTGGGGCGATCTGCGCTTCATCCCGTACACCGAGGGCTGGGTCCTCGACGACGACGACGTCCCGCAGTGGCACACCACCGGACCCGCCCCGCGCTTCGCCGACGAGTGGCACCCCATGGACCGCCTCTTCGCCCCGATGTACACCGCGGGGGCCTCGGGCGGCGAGCTCCTCGGCGTCATCTCGGTCGACAAACCGCGCAACGGCCGCCGCCCCGGCGCCTGGGGACGCGAGGCGCTCCAGATGTACGCCTTCCAAGCCGCGATTGCGATCAGTAACGCTCGTCTGCGCGCAAACATGCAGCGCGCCCTGGTCAGACTGGAGCGCGAACAGCAAGCGCTCCGCGCCAGTGAGGAAAGCTTCCGCCAGGCCTTCGAGTACGCGCCCAGCGGCATGGCCATCGCCGAGATGGGCGGCGACCAGCACGGCCGGCTGCACCGCACCAACGACGCCCTGTGCCGGCTGCTCGGCCGGTCCGCCTCGCAGATGCGCCGCTACTCCTTCTCCGACCTCGTGCACCCCGAGGACGTCGGCACCCTGCTGCGCACCTCCGCCGAGGGCGGCCGGGCCGAGCTGCGCCTCGGCCGCCGCGACGGCACCTACGTCTGGGTATCGCTGCGCAATTCCGTGGTGGCCGACGCCGCCGACGGGCCGCGCTTCCTGCTCACCCACGTCGAGGACATCGAGGAGCGCAAGCGCCACGAGCTGCAGCTCGCCCACCGCGCCAGCCACGACTCGCTGACCGGGCTGCCCAACAGCGCCGAGCTGAGAGCCCGCCTCGGCAGCCGGCTCTGCGACCGCCCGGCGGGCAGCGAGACCCACGCGGCGGCGGCCGTCGGGCCGTACGGCTGTCTCGACGGCTTCGCCGAGGTCGAGAGCGCTGCCTACGGGCACGGCTTCGGCGCCGACGTCGGCCCGGACTACGCGCCGGAGCGCGGCGGCGAGAGCGCCCCCGACGAGTACCGCGGCGGGCCGGAGGCGGGCTACGACCACCATGTGCACACCATCGCGCCCGACGAGGAGACCGACGACGGCATCAAGGGCCTGGCCGTCCTCTTCTGCGACCTCGACGGCTTCAAGTCGATCAACGACCGGTTCGGCCACCACACCGGGGACGCCGTGCTGATCGAGGTCGCCCGCCGGCTGAGCAACGGCGTGCGCGACGGCGACACGGTGGCCCGCCTCGGGGGTGACGAGTTCGTCGTCCTGGCCGACGGGCTGGGGCTGGCGGATGCGGAGGATCTGGCCGTCCGGCTGCGCAATGCCATCATTCCGCCCATAAGGGTGGAAGGCCGGGCGGTCCGCGTCGGGGCCAGTTTCGGTATCGGCTGGGCCGCGTGCGGAATGTCCGCGGAGGAAGTTCTCGCCTCCGCCGACCAGCGGATGTACGTCGAGAAGCGGTCCCGGTCCAAGGCCGGGCGGCGCGCCTGCTGA
- a CDS encoding carbohydrate-binding protein, which translates to MTAGNNGQGTPEGDDPFGYLYRSEGGDGNTDGGQPAHQPGVPRTSYNQVRPVGSRQYGQQPQQQVTYGQQAPGTGPAPHYAAPETLPGGAPQHPAPGGRGGARSKRRGPLIAAVAVVAVVVAGIGAAIFANGSDEKKEQQNTANGGGEEKPAPAEDDKPTEPKKDEPEKRKPAKLPKEDAASLRLSGGAVTEKTVPGAQGDGGLYIAGMNKQGAGVEWKVDVEKAGDYRLNARYGVPGTDAALTISANGKADSRAINMKNFGGTKDWENGWKTTWSLVKLNKGTNILRLSCEAGNSCDVHLDQLWISPKTG; encoded by the coding sequence ATGACGGCGGGTAATAACGGCCAGGGCACGCCGGAGGGCGACGACCCGTTCGGCTACCTGTACCGCTCGGAAGGCGGCGACGGGAACACCGACGGCGGTCAGCCGGCGCACCAGCCCGGCGTCCCCCGTACGTCGTACAACCAGGTCCGCCCGGTCGGCTCGCGCCAGTACGGCCAGCAGCCCCAGCAGCAGGTCACCTACGGCCAGCAGGCCCCGGGCACCGGTCCGGCGCCGCACTACGCCGCCCCCGAGACCCTCCCCGGCGGCGCCCCCCAGCACCCCGCCCCGGGCGGGCGCGGCGGCGCCCGGTCCAAGCGGCGCGGGCCGCTCATCGCCGCCGTGGCCGTCGTCGCGGTCGTCGTGGCCGGCATCGGCGCGGCGATCTTCGCCAACGGCTCGGACGAGAAGAAGGAACAGCAGAACACCGCGAACGGCGGCGGCGAGGAAAAGCCGGCCCCGGCGGAGGACGACAAGCCCACCGAGCCGAAGAAGGACGAGCCGGAGAAGCGCAAGCCCGCCAAGCTGCCCAAGGAGGACGCGGCGAGCCTGCGGCTCAGCGGCGGTGCCGTCACGGAGAAGACCGTGCCGGGCGCGCAGGGCGACGGTGGTCTCTACATCGCCGGCATGAACAAGCAGGGCGCCGGTGTCGAGTGGAAGGTCGACGTCGAGAAGGCGGGCGACTACCGGCTGAACGCGCGCTACGGCGTGCCCGGCACGGACGCCGCCCTCACGATCTCCGCCAACGGCAAGGCCGACTCCCGGGCCATCAACATGAAGAACTTCGGTGGCACGAAGGACTGGGAGAACGGGTGGAAGACCACCTGGTCCCTGGTCAAGCTCAACAAGGGCACCAACATCCTCAGGCTGTCCTGCGAGGCCGGCAATTCCTGTGACGTGCACCTCGACCAGCTGTGGATCTCGCCCAAGACCGGCTGA
- a CDS encoding class II fructose-bisphosphate aldolase, whose product MPLVSTAELVTAARAAARAVAAFNVITVEHAEAIAAGAEAAGTGAVLQVSENAVRFHGGDLAPIAAATAAVARASTARLSLHLDHVEDVALLHAAHAHGFGSVMFDASRRGYGENVKATAEAVRWGHERGMWVEAELGRVGGKAGEPPPDAHTPGVRTDPAEAAAYVGDTGVDALAVAVGSSHAMTERTAALDHALIARLRDAVPVPLVLHGSSGVPDAELRRAVAAGMVKINVGTALNTAFTGAVRAFLEAHPSTVDPRRYLAPAREAMARTVAGFLRTVSG is encoded by the coding sequence ATGCCACTCGTCAGCACCGCCGAACTCGTCACCGCAGCCCGCGCCGCCGCCCGCGCGGTCGCCGCCTTCAACGTCATCACCGTGGAGCACGCCGAGGCCATCGCGGCGGGCGCCGAGGCCGCGGGCACGGGCGCGGTGCTGCAAGTCTCCGAGAACGCGGTGAGGTTCCACGGCGGCGACCTCGCGCCCATCGCCGCCGCCACGGCCGCCGTCGCCCGCGCCTCGACCGCACGGCTCTCGCTCCACCTCGACCACGTCGAGGACGTGGCGCTCCTGCACGCCGCGCACGCGCACGGCTTCGGCTCGGTGATGTTCGACGCGTCCCGGCGCGGCTACGGCGAGAACGTCAAGGCGACGGCGGAGGCCGTGCGTTGGGGCCACGAGCGCGGCATGTGGGTGGAGGCGGAGCTGGGCCGGGTGGGCGGCAAGGCGGGCGAGCCACCACCGGACGCGCACACCCCGGGCGTACGCACCGACCCGGCCGAGGCGGCCGCCTACGTGGGTGACACCGGCGTCGACGCCCTCGCCGTGGCCGTCGGCAGCTCCCACGCGATGACCGAACGCACGGCGGCCCTCGACCACGCCCTGATCGCCCGGCTCCGGGACGCCGTGCCCGTGCCCCTGGTCCTGCACGGCTCGTCGGGCGTCCCGGACGCGGAACTGCGCCGCGCGGTCGCCGCCGGCATGGTGAAGATCAATGTGGGCACGGCCCTGAACACGGCGTTCACGGGCGCGGTCCGTGCCTTCCTCGAAGCCCACCCGTCCACCGTCGACCCGCGCAGGTACCTGGCACCGGCGCGGGAGGCGATGGCCCGGACGGTGGCGGGCTTCCTACGGACCGTCAGCGGCTGA
- a CDS encoding 1-phosphofructokinase family hexose kinase yields the protein MILTVTLNAALDLTYRVPRLRPHTSHRVTHAAERPGGKGINVARVLAALGHDTVVTGFAGGATGDVLRRHLADGSARITDALVTLAGDTRRTVGIVDESTGDSTQLNEPGPDVAPEEWAAFGDAYGRLLRDARAVALCGSLPPGVPVGAYAQLVRAARAAGVPVLLDTGGEPLRRGIAARPDVVKPNAAELAALTGSTEPLRAAHDARRRGAHAVAASLGPDGLLALTPDGAWRAAPPRRLTGNPTGAGDSAVAGLLSGWAEGLSWPDRIARAVALSAATVRATAAGEFDRATYEGLLPQVKVTPA from the coding sequence GTGATCCTCACCGTCACGCTCAACGCCGCGCTCGATCTGACCTACCGCGTCCCACGGCTGCGTCCGCACACCTCGCACCGCGTCACCCACGCCGCGGAACGCCCGGGCGGCAAGGGGATCAACGTCGCCCGGGTGCTGGCCGCGCTGGGTCACGACACCGTCGTGACGGGCTTCGCGGGCGGCGCGACGGGCGACGTCCTGCGGCGGCACCTCGCGGACGGCTCGGCGAGGATCACCGACGCCCTCGTCACGCTCGCCGGCGACACCCGCCGCACGGTCGGCATCGTCGACGAGTCCACCGGCGACTCGACGCAGCTCAACGAGCCGGGACCGGACGTCGCTCCCGAGGAGTGGGCCGCGTTCGGCGATGCCTACGGCCGGCTGCTGCGCGACGCCCGGGCCGTCGCGCTGTGCGGGAGCCTGCCGCCGGGCGTGCCGGTGGGGGCGTACGCGCAGCTCGTACGGGCCGCGCGGGCGGCCGGGGTGCCCGTGCTGCTGGACACCGGCGGGGAGCCGCTGCGCCGCGGCATCGCCGCCCGGCCGGACGTGGTCAAGCCCAACGCCGCGGAACTCGCCGCGCTCACCGGCTCCACCGAGCCGCTGCGCGCGGCGCACGACGCCCGCCGGCGCGGCGCCCACGCCGTCGCCGCGTCCCTCGGCCCGGACGGGCTGCTGGCGCTCACCCCGGACGGCGCCTGGCGTGCCGCGCCGCCCCGCCGGCTGACGGGCAATCCGACGGGCGCCGGCGACTCCGCCGTCGCGGGCCTGCTGTCCGGCTGGGCCGAGGGCCTGTCCTGGCCGGACCGCATCGCCCGCGCGGTGGCCCTCTCGGCCGCGACCGTACGGGCCACCGCGGCGGGCGAGTTCGACCGCGCGACGTACGAGGGCCTGCTGCCGCAGGTGAAGGTCACCCCGGCGTGA
- the nagA gene encoding N-acetylglucosamine-6-phosphate deacetylase — translation MVERTVLTGARVVLPTGVVDNGRVTVEGRRIVNDVAREEPSVDLTGHWIVPGFVDVHVHGGGGASFSAGSAEEALTAIATHRAHGTTTMVASTVTGDLDDLARQAAVLAELTEQGDLAGIHFEGPFISPHRCGAHQPGLLRDPDPADVRKLVDAAHGAARMMTLAPELPGGLDSVRMLADSGVIAAVGHTDSTYEAALEAIDAGATVATHLFNAMPGLLHREPGPIAALLEDERVTVELINDGTHLHPAVLELAFARAGADRVAFITDAMGAAGMTDGMFPLGPMRVEVKDGVARIADGPTAGSIAGSTLTLDTAFKRAVTVDGLPVEDVVRALSVNPARLLGLADRVGSLEPGKDADLVVLNGSYDLVGVMRKGEWLIHPEVK, via the coding sequence ATGGTCGAACGAACGGTTCTCACCGGCGCCCGCGTGGTGCTGCCGACCGGCGTGGTCGACAACGGCCGCGTCACGGTCGAGGGTCGGCGCATCGTGAACGACGTGGCGCGGGAGGAGCCGTCCGTCGATCTCACCGGTCACTGGATCGTCCCCGGCTTCGTGGACGTCCACGTGCACGGCGGCGGCGGCGCGTCGTTCTCCGCCGGCAGCGCCGAGGAGGCGCTCACCGCCATCGCGACGCACCGCGCGCACGGCACGACGACCATGGTCGCCTCGACCGTCACCGGGGACCTGGACGACCTCGCCCGGCAGGCGGCCGTCCTGGCCGAGCTGACCGAGCAGGGCGACCTGGCGGGCATCCACTTCGAGGGCCCGTTCATCTCCCCGCACCGCTGCGGCGCGCACCAGCCGGGGCTGCTGCGCGACCCCGACCCGGCGGACGTGCGCAAGCTGGTCGACGCCGCGCACGGCGCGGCCCGCATGATGACGCTGGCGCCGGAGCTGCCCGGCGGCCTGGACTCCGTGCGGATGCTCGCCGACAGCGGCGTCATCGCGGCGGTGGGGCACACCGACTCCACGTACGAGGCCGCGCTGGAGGCCATCGACGCGGGCGCGACGGTCGCCACCCACCTCTTCAACGCCATGCCGGGGCTGCTGCACCGCGAACCCGGCCCGATCGCCGCGCTGCTGGAGGACGAGCGGGTCACCGTCGAGCTGATCAACGACGGCACGCATCTGCACCCCGCCGTGCTGGAGCTGGCCTTCGCCCGGGCGGGCGCGGACCGGGTCGCGTTCATCACCGACGCGATGGGCGCCGCCGGCATGACCGACGGCATGTTCCCGCTCGGGCCGATGCGGGTCGAGGTCAAGGACGGTGTCGCGCGGATCGCCGACGGGCCCACGGCGGGCTCGATCGCGGGGTCGACGCTCACGCTGGACACGGCGTTCAAGCGCGCGGTGACCGTCGACGGACTGCCCGTCGAGGACGTCGTGCGGGCGCTGTCGGTGAACCCGGCCCGGCTGCTGGGCCTCGCCGACCGGGTCGGCTCGCTGGAGCCCGGCAAGGACGCGGACCTGGTCGTGCTGAACGGTTCGTACGACCTGGTCGGCGTCATGCGCAAGGGCGAATGGCTGATCCATCCCGAAGTGAAGTAA
- a CDS encoding ROK family protein, producing MRHVIALDVGGTGMKAALVGPDHELLYEARRPTGRDRGPDAVVAGILDFAAELRALGSERYGRQAEAAGVAVPGIVDDANGIAVYAANLGWRDVPLRDRLSERLGHVPVALGHDVRTGGLAEGRIGAGRGADRFLFVPLGTGIAGAIGMDGRIEAGAHGYAGEIGHIVVRPGGPVCGCGGRGCLETIASASAVSRAWAEASGDADADAADCARAVAAGDATARAVWQEAVDALADGLVTGLTLLDPRTLIIGGGLAEAGETLFTPLRAAVAERITFQRLPGIVPAALGDTAGCLGAGLLAWDLLTAEAAGTAARTPAPRPTPSPETPSPETTEVSA from the coding sequence GTGAGACACGTCATCGCGCTCGATGTAGGCGGCACCGGCATGAAGGCCGCCCTGGTCGGACCGGACCACGAGCTTCTGTACGAGGCCAGGCGGCCCACCGGTCGTGACCGGGGGCCGGACGCCGTCGTCGCCGGGATCCTCGACTTCGCCGCCGAGCTGCGCGCCCTCGGGTCGGAGCGGTACGGGCGGCAGGCCGAGGCGGCGGGGGTCGCCGTGCCGGGGATCGTCGACGACGCGAACGGCATCGCCGTCTACGCCGCGAACCTCGGCTGGCGCGACGTCCCACTACGCGACCGCTTGAGCGAGCGCCTCGGCCACGTACCGGTCGCCCTCGGCCATGACGTACGGACCGGCGGTCTCGCCGAGGGCCGGATCGGGGCCGGGCGGGGTGCCGACCGGTTCCTGTTCGTGCCGCTCGGCACGGGCATCGCCGGGGCGATCGGCATGGACGGGCGGATCGAGGCCGGGGCCCACGGCTACGCGGGCGAGATCGGGCACATCGTCGTCCGGCCCGGCGGTCCGGTCTGCGGGTGCGGCGGGCGCGGGTGTCTGGAGACCATCGCCTCCGCCTCGGCCGTCAGCCGCGCCTGGGCCGAGGCGTCCGGCGACGCGGACGCCGACGCCGCGGACTGCGCGCGGGCCGTCGCGGCCGGGGACGCCACCGCCCGCGCGGTGTGGCAGGAGGCGGTCGACGCGCTCGCCGACGGCCTCGTCACCGGCCTCACCCTGCTGGATCCCCGTACGTTGATCATCGGTGGCGGGCTCGCGGAGGCGGGGGAAACCTTGTTCACACCGCTGCGCGCGGCCGTCGCCGAGCGGATCACGTTCCAGAGGCTTCCCGGCATCGTCCCCGCGGCGCTCGGGGACACCGCCGGGTGCCTGGGCGCCGGCCTGCTCGCCTGGGACCTGCTCACCGCCGAAGCAGCCGGAACGGCCGCGAGGACCCCCGCGCCCCGCCCCACCCCGTCCCCCGAAACCCCGTCCCCCGAAACCACGGAGGTATCCGCCTGA